TATTACAACACCTCCACCCAGGCCGGCGCCCTCAACAACATCAGCACCGCCGATATCGCGCTGACCCTCACGCCCGGCGCCACGCTCTCCTTCACCACCGGCATGTCCGGACAGATTCAGCTCAGCCTCAATCACGCCGGCGTCACCGACCTCGACGGTTGGATCGACGGCACCCTCGGCTGGGAAATCGTCTCGCTCTCCGACCCGACCGTGAACGTGAGCTCCCTCAGCGGAGCCAACTACCTCAGCGCGTCGCTTTCCGCCGTGCCCGAGCCCTCCACCTACGGTCTCCTCGTCGGCGCCGCCATCCTCGGCACGGTCCTCTGGCGCCGCCGCCGCACCGGCACCGCCACCGCCGCTTAAACAACGTTCGCCCGCCAGACCAGCACCTCGGTCGACTCTCCGTCATCCTCCGCGCGGAGGTGATCGAACCGAAATCCGGCCTTCGCCAACACGCGCCGTGAGACAGTGTGCCCGGGATTGATCGTCGAAATCACCTCGCGCAGCCTCAGGTCGTCGCGCGCATGGGCCATCATGCCCTGCGCCAACTCCGTGGCGTATCCCTTTCCCCAATACGCCTGCCGCAGGGTGTATTTGAGCTCGGGCTCCGGTTGGCCACCCGGATGCACCAGCCCCACGAAGCCAACCACCGCGCTGTCGTCCGCCCGCGACTCCGCCAACGACATGCCGTAGCCGTGCGTCTCGTAACGACTCAGCGTGAGCTCGATCCATCGCATCGTGTCCTCGCGCGTGATGGGTTGACCGTCGTCGACATAACGCATCGCCACCGGATCACTGTAGGCCGCATACATCGCGTCAAAGTCATCCACGGTCAGCCGCCGCACGCGCAGGCGTGGCGTAGTGAAGATGACCTGCGGCGGGGTTGAGGACATGGCCACTTCTCAACGGCAAACGACGTCGGGCGTAAAGCCCGACCCACAATAAGGCACCGTGCCACAGCTCAAATGTGGGTCGGGCTTTACGCCCGACATCCCCCACCTTACAACTCGCTCAGCGACTCGAACGCCTGTTGATCGGCCTGCGCCTGCGCGCGCCACAACTTGGCGTAAGCACCATCATCCTTCGCGATGAGCTCATCGTGCGTGCCCTTTTCGACGATGCGGCCATGCGCCAGCACCACGATCTGGTCAGCCCGGCGCACGGTGCTCAAACGGTGCGCAATTACCAGCGTCGTGCGCTCCTGCACTAGCGTGGCGAGGGCGCGCTGAATCGCATTCTCGGTGATCGTATCCACGCTCGCGGTGGCTTCATCGAGGATCACCAGCGGCGGGTTGCGCAGGATCACGCGTGCGATGGTGAGGCGCTGCTTCTCGCCCTGCGAAAGCCGCACACCGCGCTCGCCGATCTCCGTCTCGATGCCGTCCGGCAGTCGGTTGACAAACTCCCACGCCGCAGCCGCCTTGAGCGCCGTTTCAAGGTCGGCGTCACTCGCGCTCGGTCGCGCCAAGCGCAGGTTATCCGCGACCGTGCCGTTGAACAAAAACGGCTCCTGCGCCACGAGACCGATCTGCTCGCGAATCGTGTTCAGGTCCAACTCGCGCACATCCACGCCACCCAGCGAAACGCCGCCCGCCGTGACGTCGTAATAACGCAGCAACAGGTTGGCCAAGGTCGTCTTGCCGGCGCCGGTGTGACCCACCAACGCCGTGACTTTGCCCGCCGGCAACGTGAGCGAAAAATCCTTTAGAATCGGCGGCCGCTCCGGGTAACCGTAACTCACGTTTTCGTAGCGCACCTCGGGCACCCCCGCCGGGAAGGGCTTCGGGTTCGGCGGCGATTCGATTTCCACCGGGTGGTCCAGAATCTCAAACACGCGGTCACTCGAAGCCCGCGCCGACGCCAGCATTTGGTTGAGCTGATTCAGCCGGCTCACCGGCTCGTAAACCAGCGTGCAGTAAGCGAAAAAGGAGATGAAATCGCCCAGCGAAAAGTCACCGCCGGTGGCGTTGCTCTGTATCAGCAGCAGGCCGCCCACACCCATCACCGCAACCGCGCCGAGACTGCTCAGAAAATTGGTCCCCGGCCCGTGCAGCGACCAGCGAAACATGGCCTTGAGCGTGGTGTCGCGCAGGGTGTGCGAGGCATCGCGAAACCGCCCGCGTTCACGATCGGCCAGCGAGAAGGAGCTGATGAGCCGATGACCGGAGATGTTTTCCATCAACAGACCATTGAGCGCGCCCGCCGCCTCGCGGGTGTCCTTCCACAACACGCGGCCCACCTTGAAGTGGCGCCGGCCCATCCACACCACAAAAGGCAAAGGGGCCAGCACCAGCGCGGCCAGCAGCGGCTGTTGCACGAAGAGGATGCCACTGATGCCCACCAGCGTGAGCAGCGCCACGATGCCCTGCTCGGTGCCGTCGAGCAGCGCGCGCTCCACGTTCTGCACATCCTCGATCACGCGGGAGGCGATCTCGCCGGTCTGGCGCTTGTCGTAGTAGCCCACCGGCAGCTCGAGCAGGCGCGAGTGCAGGTCACCGCGCAGGTCGACCAGCACCTTCTGCTCCAGCGTATTGTTCACCCGGATACGCAGGGAGTTGAAGGCATCGCGCAGGAAATAACAGCCCGTCAGCGCGCCCACGCCCCAGAGCAGGAGGTCGCGTCGCCCCGCCGCGATCACCTCGTCGACGATCCATTTGATGACCTGCGGGATCGACACCAGGAACAGAGTGCTGCCCACCGCCAGTGCGATGGTGAGCGCAAACAACGCGCGATAACGCAACAGATAGGCCGCCACCCGGCGGAAAGGATTTACCGTCTTCGCTTTCAAGGTCGCCACCGTGGTCCGCCCACCCGCCCAGCGCAATCTCCGGGGCGGATTCGCTGCTGACATAGGGTTGTCACGCCGCCGTGCGAGAGTGCCGCCACGCCCAACGACGGGCGCATGCACAACCCAAAATCAACCTCCCCTTATGAGTCAGATCAACGCCCTCAATTGGTTCGAAATCTACGTCAGCGACTTCGACCGCGCCCGCACCTTCTACACCGCCATCCTCGGTCAGGAGCTTGAGCTCTCCGCCATGGAAGGCTCCCAAATGGCGATCCTGCCCTGCGACCTCGAAAAGGGTGTCGGCGGCGCCCTCACCAAGATGGACGGCTGCGCGCCCGGCCCCGGCGGCACCCTCGTTTACCTCAACGTCGAAGGCCAACTCGACGCCGTGCTCGAGCGCATCCCAGCCGCCGGCGGACACGTCATCCGCCCCAAGTTCCCCATCCCGCCGCATGGCTTTATTGCCATCTTCAGCGACCCCGAGGGCAACGTCGTCGGCCTGCACAGCATGAGCTGAGACCCACCCGACCGGTTCACAACCCCGCCGAGGCGGCGCTCGTTTTTGCGTTACGAGCGCCGCTTTTGCGTGCAGTGCTTCCGGTTCCATGAGCGACGACGCCACCAGCACCACACCCGCCTGCCCCGTTTGCACGATGGACGATGTCCTGCCGCACGATGAGCACTGGGAGTGCGTCACGTGCGGCCACGAATGGCCCCGCGAGGTCGCCGCCGCCGCCAAAGTCTGGCGCGACGCCCACGGCACCGAGCTGCAGGACGGCGACGACGTCATCCTCATTAAAGACCTCAAACTCCGCGGCTCCAGCCAGGTCCTGAAAGGTGGCTCCAAGGGCAAAAACATCCGCCTCGTCGACGCCGACCACGACATCGATTGCAAAGTCGACGGCGTCGCCATGGCCCTGAAGTCCTGCTTCGTCAAAAAGGCCTGAGCGCCCGCAGCCCGACCGCGTCCGGAGGCCACGGTCCACCTCAAGCCCCCTCCCGCTTCCTCCAAAAGGTGGACGCGGGCCTCCGGACCGCGTCACGTTGCCTCTCGGCCCCCAGCCCCCAGCTCCCAGCCATCCGCGCCCGTCCTACCGCCTGACCGCGTCCGGAGGCCACGGTCCACCTCCCATCCGCCTGCCACCACCATATTGGCGCTTGCCCCAACCGCGTTCGGCGTTGGCCTTCCCCGGTCCGCACCATGAACCCGGACACCTTCATCTACGGCATCGATTTCGGCACCAGCAACTCGGCCGTCACCATCTGGAACGCCACCCGCCGCCAACTCGTGCGTGACCCGCGCATCGCGCAGGTCGAGGCCTCGTTCCTCTACTTCCCCTACGCCCTGCGCAAGATCACCCCCTTCCTCGGCAACGAGGCCCGCCGCCGCTACGTCGACGACGGTATGCGCGGCCGCCTCTTCCAGGCCATCAAGACGATCCTGCCCTACGCCTCCTTCACCCACACGGTCGTCAACAACGAGGCCTACACCCTCGAGGAACTCATCGCGATCTTCCTCACCCACTTCAAACAACGCGCCGACGCCGTCACCGGTCAGGATGGCAAACACGTCATCCTCGGCCGCCCCGCCGTCTTCGCCGAGGACCCGACCGCCGATCAACTCGCCGAAGACCGCCTCCGCGCCGCCGCCCACCTCGCCGGCTTCACCGAGATCCGCTTCCAATACGAACCCATCGCCGCCGCCTTCGCCTACGAGTCGCGCATCGACCACCCCGAACGCGTGTTGGTGGCCGACTTCGGTGGCGGCACGTCCGACTTCACCGTCGTGCAACTCGACCCGCGCCGCCAGGGCCTCACCGACCGCGCCAGCGACATCCTCGCCACCGGCGGCCTACCCGTTGCCGGCAACAAATACGACGCCGCCACCATGTGGCACAAAATCACCCCACTGCTCGGCCGCGGCGCCACCTACAAGAGCTGGGGCAAGGAGATAGAGGTGCCTGATTCGCTCTACCGCACCATCTGCCAATGGGACCAAATCGTGTTTCTCAACAACCCCAAGAAACTCGACTTCCTCTGGCGCATGACCGGCCTCTCCAGCGACCCGGCCGCCTTTGACCGCTTCCGCGCCCTCATCAAAGAAAACCAAGGTTTCGCTCTCTTTCAGGTCCTCGAAGCCGCCAAGATCGCCCTCACCACCGGCGTCACCACGCCCATCGATTTTGACCACCCGCGCATCCCGCTGCACCTGCGCATGACGCGCTCGCAGTTCAACCGCCAGTCGGCCGACCTCACCGAACAGATCACCGGCTACCTCGACCGCTTCCTCACCGACGCCGCGCTCGGCCCAGCCGACATCGAGACCGTCTTCCTCACCGGCGGCACCTCGCTCATCTTCAAACTCCGCCAGGAACTCATCGAACGTTTCGGCCTGGAGAAGATTCGCGACGGACACGAGTTCACCAGCGTCGCCGACGGCCTCGCCCTCAGCGCCCCCCTCTTCTTCCCCGAGCTGCACAGCTGAGACCAGACGGGACCGCTTCCTTCCAAAGGTGGACGTGGACCCGCCCGAGGCGGGCAAGCCTCCGGGCCGCGTCGCGTTGCCCCTCGGCCACCTTCCGCGCCCGTCCCTCCGCCTGACCGCGTCCGGAGGCCACGGTCCACCCCAAGCCCTCCACCCTCCACCCGCCTACCGCCTACCGCCACTGTTCCACCCTATCACCTGCGCAACTGTATCGCTGCGCGCGTGTCGTCCGTGTTGAGGACCGGCACAATAGGTCCGTTCATTTCAGCACATGAACACCGTCGGCCTCTTCCTCACCTCGGTCCTCATCTGGGGTTCCACCTGGCTGGTGATCACCTTCCAAC
This portion of the Actomonas aquatica genome encodes:
- a CDS encoding ABC transporter ATP-binding protein → MATLKAKTVNPFRRVAAYLLRYRALFALTIALAVGSTLFLVSIPQVIKWIVDEVIAAGRRDLLLWGVGALTGCYFLRDAFNSLRIRVNNTLEQKVLVDLRGDLHSRLLELPVGYYDKRQTGEIASRVIEDVQNVERALLDGTEQGIVALLTLVGISGILFVQQPLLAALVLAPLPFVVWMGRRHFKVGRVLWKDTREAAGALNGLLMENISGHRLISSFSLADRERGRFRDASHTLRDTTLKAMFRWSLHGPGTNFLSSLGAVAVMGVGGLLLIQSNATGGDFSLGDFISFFAYCTLVYEPVSRLNQLNQMLASARASSDRVFEILDHPVEIESPPNPKPFPAGVPEVRYENVSYGYPERPPILKDFSLTLPAGKVTALVGHTGAGKTTLANLLLRYYDVTAGGVSLGGVDVRELDLNTIREQIGLVAQEPFLFNGTVADNLRLARPSASDADLETALKAAAAWEFVNRLPDGIETEIGERGVRLSQGEKQRLTIARVILRNPPLVILDEATASVDTITENAIQRALATLVQERTTLVIAHRLSTVRRADQIVVLAHGRIVEKGTHDELIAKDDGAYAKLWRAQAQADQQAFESLSEL
- a CDS encoding Hsp70 family protein, with protein sequence MNPDTFIYGIDFGTSNSAVTIWNATRRQLVRDPRIAQVEASFLYFPYALRKITPFLGNEARRRYVDDGMRGRLFQAIKTILPYASFTHTVVNNEAYTLEELIAIFLTHFKQRADAVTGQDGKHVILGRPAVFAEDPTADQLAEDRLRAAAHLAGFTEIRFQYEPIAAAFAYESRIDHPERVLVADFGGGTSDFTVVQLDPRRQGLTDRASDILATGGLPVAGNKYDAATMWHKITPLLGRGATYKSWGKEIEVPDSLYRTICQWDQIVFLNNPKKLDFLWRMTGLSSDPAAFDRFRALIKENQGFALFQVLEAAKIALTTGVTTPIDFDHPRIPLHLRMTRSQFNRQSADLTEQITGYLDRFLTDAALGPADIETVFLTGGTSLIFKLRQELIERFGLEKIRDGHEFTSVADGLALSAPLFFPELHS
- a CDS encoding VOC family protein, which gives rise to MSQINALNWFEIYVSDFDRARTFYTAILGQELELSAMEGSQMAILPCDLEKGVGGALTKMDGCAPGPGGTLVYLNVEGQLDAVLERIPAAGGHVIRPKFPIPPHGFIAIFSDPEGNVVGLHSMS
- a CDS encoding zinc ribbon domain-containing protein YjdM, with the protein product MSDDATSTTPACPVCTMDDVLPHDEHWECVTCGHEWPREVAAAAKVWRDAHGTELQDGDDVILIKDLKLRGSSQVLKGGSKGKNIRLVDADHDIDCKVDGVAMALKSCFVKKA
- a CDS encoding GNAT family N-acetyltransferase; this translates as MSSTPPQVIFTTPRLRVRRLTVDDFDAMYAAYSDPVAMRYVDDGQPITREDTMRWIELTLSRYETHGYGMSLAESRADDSAVVGFVGLVHPGGQPEPELKYTLRQAYWGKGYATELAQGMMAHARDDLRLREVISTINPGHTVSRRVLAKAGFRFDHLRAEDDGESTEVLVWRANVV